A region of the Kaistia geumhonensis genome:
GCGGTGAAAGACGATGCCGTCATAGAACTTCTCGCGTGCCAGTTCCTTGATGCGAGCGACATGGTTGGGGGCGAGGTCGGGCCGAAGCTCGATCACCGCCGTGCCCTTGGTCGTCTCCAGGATCAGCGTGTTTTCCGGGTCCTTGATATCGGCCACGTTTCAATCTCCGTTCGGGGAATTTCGGGAAGGCTTCTGCCACCAATCGGCGGCCGCCGCGAGCCCAATCGGCAGCGGCGGCCCGATTGCGGCGTCGACCGCGCTACTTGGCGTCGGCCGCGACCTGCATCTTCACGATCTTGTCCGGATTGGCCGGCGGCTCGCCCTTCTTGATCTCGTCGACATATTCCATGCCGCTGACCACCTCGCCCCAGACCGTGTACTGGCCGTCGAGAAAGCCGCCATCGGCAAACATGATGAAGAACTGCGAATTGGCGCTGTTCGGGTCCTGCGACCGCGCCATGCCGACCGTGCCACGGCCGAAATGAGCGTTCGAGAACTCCGCCGGGATATCGGGCAGCTTGGAGCCGCCCATGCCGGTGCCGGTCGGATCGCCGGTCTGCGCCATGAAGCCGTCGATCACGCGGTGGAAGACAATGCCGTCATAGAAGCCTTCGCGGGTCAGCTTCTTGATCTGCTCGACATGCTTGGGCGCGAGATCGGGGCGCAGCTTGATGACGACGCGTCCATCCTTGAGATCGAGATAGATGGTGTTCTCAGGATCGAGCTTCTCGGAGGCGGCCATCGCCGGGGCGACGGCGAGGAAGACGGCGAGCATCGCCGCCATCATGCTGAAGAATCGAGTCACGGAAATCTCCGGTTGTTCGCCATATGGCAGGATGAACGGCGGGGTGCGGTCAGGAAGCGAATTTTTGTGTCAGCTTTCGGGCGACGAAATCCGGCACGAATGGAGTGACGTCGCCGCCGAGCCTGGCGATCTGGCGGACGAGCGTGGCGGTGATCGGCCGCGTCGCCGTCGATGCCGGCACGAAGATAGTCCGGATATCGGGCGCCATGGCGCCGTTCATGCCTGCGAGCTGCATCTCGTAGTCGAGATCGGTGCCGTCGCGCAGTCCCCGGATCAGGATGCCGGCGCCCGCTTTCCGCGCGGCATCGATGGTCAGCCCGTCAAAGGCGACGGTGGACACGCGTCCTGCCCCGCCCTCGATCGCCGCGGTAAGCATATCGATCAACGCCACCCGTTCGTCGAAGGCAAAGAGCGGCACCTTGCCGGGGTGCGTGCCGATCCCAACCACGACCTTGTCACAGAAGGCGAGTGCCGCCGCGAGGATGTCGGCGTGACCGTTGGTAATCGGGTCGAAGGATCCCGGGAAAAAGCCGGTCCGGATGGGCGGCATCGGCATGATCTCCGTTCGGTAAATCACGTGATCGCGAAGCTGTGACCGGCCCCGCCCCTGAAATTCCGCGGAACCGCCTCGATTTCGCGACGTTGACAGCCCAAGTGAAGGGCAGATGAACAGCGCGTAGTGATGCGGTTCATAGCCCCGATGGCGTGATGTGTCCAAGTTCAGATCGTCCGCGATACGGAGAGCGGCAATGACGACATGGTTTCATAGTCTGATCCTTGCGACTTCGGCGGTGGCCACCATCGCCGTAGGCGTGGCCGGCGCAGGTGTTCTGAACGACATGCGCGCCCCCGCTGCCAAGAAGGCCGATCGCCTCGCGGTCATGGCCGATCTCGGCGGCAGCCCGGAGATCACGATCGAGCAGCGTGGCGAAGGTGTGTCGATATTGACCCGAGTTCCCTCGCCGGCCGCCAACTGAGCCCGGGCCCCTTTTCCTGACCTCGGTAAACCCCGACCGATCAAGAAACGACCTCCCCCATAAACTGAAACGCCGGCTCGCGCCGGCGTTTTCTTTTCTGTCTGTCGGCAACGCTTATTCGGCGCGCGGCTCGACCTCGTCGCCGGTCTCTCCAAGACGGTCGACCGAAACGACCTTCTCGCCCTCGGCGGTGTCGAAGACGATCACGCCCTGCGAACCGCGCGAGACGATGCGGATCGGCTTGTCGCCGCCGACCGGCATGCGGATCATCTGACCGCCATCGGTCACGAGCATGATCTGGTCGCTGTCCTCGACGGGGAAGGACGCCACGAGCTGGCCGTTGCGCTCGTTGACGGCCATCGCGACGATGCCCTTACCGCCGCGATTGGTGACGCGGTATTCGAAGGACGACGTCCGCTTGCCGTAGCCGTTCTCGGAGATCGTCAGGACGAACTGCTCGGCTGCGCTCATGGCGACGTAGCGCGACTCGGAGTCGGCCGTCGGGTCGCCCGCCATGTCGGCCGTCTCCGACTCGACGTCGTCCGAAACGACATCCTCGGTCTCGGGCTCTCCCCTGACCGCGCGGCTCTTCTTGAGATATTCGGCGCGCTCCTCGGCGCTCGCATCGAAATGGCGCAGGATAGCCATCGAGATGACCCGGTCGCCATCGCCGAGCGCGATGCCGCGGACGCCGGTCGAGTCTCGACCTTTGAAGACGCGGACATCGGTGACTTCGAAGCGGATGCACTGGCCCGCGGCCGTCGTCAGCAGCACGTCGTCCTGTTCCGAGCAGAGCTGGACGTCGACGATCGCGTCGCCATCCTCGTCGAACTTCATCGCGATCTTGCCGTTACGGTTGACCTGGACGAAGTCGCTCAGCTTGTTGCGGCGCACGGTGCCACGCGTGGTGGCGAACATCACGTCGAGCGTCTCCCAGCTCGCCTCGTCTTCCGGCAGCGGCAGGATCGAGGTGATACGCTCCCCGTCCTGCAGCGGCAGGAGATTGTTGAGGAACTTGCCGCGCGCCTGAGGCGCCGCGAGCGGCAACCGCCAGACCTTCATCTTGTAGGCGATGCCGCGGGAGGAGAAGAACACCACCGGGGTATGCGTGGAGGCGACAAACAGGCGCGTGACGAAATCCTCGTCCTTGGTCGCCATGCCGGACCGGCCCTTGCCGCCGCGGTTCTGCGCGCGATAGGTCGCGAGCGGCACGCGCTTGATGTAGCCCTCGTGGCTGACGGTGACGACCATGTCCTCGCGCTGTATCAGGTCCTCGTCCTCGAAATCGGCGCCGCCTTCGAGGATCTCGGTCTTGCGCGGGGTCGCGAACTCGTCGCGCACCGCCGTCAGCTCGTCGCGGATGATGCCCATGATCCGGGCGCGCGAGCGCAGGATGTCGAGATAGTCGGCGATCTCGATGCCGATCTTGTTCAGTTCGTCGGCGATCTCGTCGCGGCCGAGCGCGGTGAGGCGCTGCAGGCGCAGATCAAGGATCGCGCGCGCCTGCGCATCTGACAGCTGATAGGTGCCGTCGGCGGCGAGGCGATGGCGCGGATCATCGATCAGCGCGATCAGCGGCGCAACATCGAGCGCCGGCCAGTGACGCTCCATCAGCCGCTCGCGCGCCGTCGTGGGATCGGGCGCGGTGCGGATGAGCTGGATGATCTCGTCGATATTGGCGACGGCGATAGCGAGACCGACGAGCACATGGGCGCGATCGCGCGCCTTGTTGAGCAGGAACCGCGTCCGGCGCGTCACCACTTCCTCGCGGAAGGCGACGAAGGCCTGGATGAGGTCCTTCAGGTTCATCAGCATCGGGCGGCCGCCCGAGAGGGCCACCATGTTGACGCCGAACGAGGTCTGAAGCGGCGAGAAGCGATAGATCTGGTTCAGCACCACATCGGCCACCGCGTCGCGCTTCAGTTCGATCACGACGCGCATGCCCTGGCGGTCGCTCTCGTCGCGGATGTCGGAGATGCCCTCGATGCGCTTGTCGCGCACCAGTTCGGCGATCTTCTCGATCATCACCGCCTTGTTCACCTGATACGGGATCTCGGTGATGATGAGCGCCTCGCGCTCCTTGCGGATCGTCTCGACGGCGACACGGCCGCGCATCAGGATCGAGCCGCGCCCGTCCTGATAGGCGGCGCGGATGCCGGCGCGGCCGAGGATCAGGCCGCCAGTCGGGAAATCGGGACCGGGCACGATCTCCATGAGATCGGCGATCGAGATGGCCGGATCGGCGATATAGGCGATGCAGGCGTCGATCACCTCGCCGAGATTGTGGGTCGGGATGTTCGTCGCCATGCCGACGGCGATGCCGCCGGCACCGTTGACGAGCAGGTTCGGGAAGCGCGCCGGCAGGACGACAGGCTCGCGCTCGGAGCCGTCATAGTTGTCCTGATAGTCGACCGTGTCCTTGTCGATATCCTCGAGCAGGGAATGGGCCGCCTTGGCGAGACGGACCTCGGTGTATCGCATGGCCGCGGGGCTGTCGCCGTCGACCGAGCCGAAATTGCCCTGGCCGTCGGCCAGCATGACGCGCATGGAAAAATCCTGCGCCATGCGGACCAGCGCGAAATACACCGACTGGTCGCCATGCGGATGGTACTTACCGATCACGTCGCCGACGACACGGGCCGACTTGCGGAACGGCTTGTTCCAGTCATAGCCCTGCTCGTTCATCGAATGCAGGATGCGGCGATGCACCGGCTTGAGGCCGTCCCGGGCGTCGGGAAGCGCACGGCTGACGATCACGCTCATGGCGTAATCGAGGAAGCTGCGCTTCATCTCGTCGGAGATGGAGATGCCTTCGAATTCGGAAGGCCGGCCGTCGCCGGGCTCGTCCTGGCGCGGCGGCTCGTTGGTATCGGACAACAGATGTTTCCGGAATCAGGTTTCGTTGCGCGCGATCATAGGGACCGCATTGCGGCGGTTCAAGGAATGCTCTCGGACTTGACGGATTTCCGCGCCTTCTGCCGCCTTGTTAGGCGACTCGCAGGACCCGGGAGGGCGAAAGGGCGTCCCGGCCGTGGCGCTTGCGCCCTCTCGCCCGGCATGCGAGATAGCCGCGTTCGACGGGCGACGGCGGCGACGATGCGCTTCACGCCCCAATCGTGGTCCCGCTGCTCCTCCTCGCCTCACGCCGTCGATGCTCTTTTCCTCGCCCGAGTTCATCTTCCTGTTCCTGCCCGTCGTCACGCTGGTGACATGGGCGCTGGCGCGGCAGTCGGATCTCGCGGCCAAGATCTTCCTGATTTTCGCGTCGGTCGTGTTCTACACGATCTCGGGCTTTCTCGACGTCGTGGTGCTCGCGGTCTCGCTCGCCGCCAATTTCGCGCTGGCCATGGCGATCGAGCGCGGCCGACATGCCAAGCTCTATCTCATCGTCGGTATCGTCTTCGACGTCGCCATCCTCGGCTATTTCAAATATTTCGACTTCCTGACCGACACGGTGAACACCGCCTTCGGCCGTGAAGTCTCACACGGTGAATTCCGCCACCTGCCGCTGGCGATCTCCTTCTTCACCTTCCAGCAGATCGCCTTCCTGATCGACGTGCACCGCGGCCGCATCCGGCGGCCCAACCTCGGCAACTACGTCTTCTTCCTGTTCTTCTTCCCGCACCTCATTGCCGGCCCGATCACGTCCTATCTTCCGATCAGCCGGCAGGTCGACCTGAAGCGGGTCTTCACGCCCCGGGTGCGCAATATCTGCTTCGGCCTTGCGCTGTTCTCGGTCGGTCTCGCCAAGAAAGTGCTGATCGCCGATCCGCTCGGCCAGTATGTGAAGCCGTTCTTCGCCGAACCGGAGGCACTCGGATTCTGGACAGCCTGGCTCTCGGCGCTCGGCTATTCCTTCCAGATCTATTTCGACTTTTCCGGCTACAGCGACATGGCGATCGGCCTCGGCATGCTGTTCAACATCCGCTTGCCGCTCAACTTCGCCTCGCCCTACAAGTCGCGCTCCATCCAGGAATTCTGGCGCCGCTGGCACATCACGCTGTCCAACTGGCTGCGCGACTACATCTACATCCCGCTCGGCGGCAACCGCCACGGCAGCGTGCGCACCTATGCCAATCTCGTCGCCACGATGCTGATCGGTGGCATCTGGCACGGCGCCGGCTGGGGCTTCGTCGTCTGGGGGCTGGTCCATGGACTCGGCCTCGCGGCGAACCGGTTCTATGCACGAATGGGCATGCCGCGCCTGCCGCGCGCGGTCGCCTGGCCGCTCACCTTCCTGTTCGTGACCTTCGCCTGGATCCTGTTCCGCTCGGCGACGCTCGGCGACGCGATCGTCCATCTTGAGGCTATGGTCGACCCTGCCGGGATCTTCACCGACAGCTACCGGCCCTTCCTGACGGTCGCCAACCTCAACCGCATGATCGCGCTCGTGGTCGTCGCCGGCCTCGTCGCATTCCTCGCGCCGCCGGCCGCGCTCATCGCGGGCGTCACCATCCTGCCGAACCGGCGCGCCGCCATGAGGGCCGCGCTCTGGTGCGGCCTCATCTTCGGCCTTGCCTTGCTCGCATTCACGGGCCAGACCTCGACGAATGAATTCATCTATTTCCGCTTCTAGCGGCAGGGCCCGCCTGCGCGCCGCGCTCACGAAGGGCGCCCGACGCTCGCTCGCCATGATGGCGCTCGGCGCGATCATGGGCCCGCTGCTCTATGCCGGGCTGGTGACGTTCCAGCTCGGGGCCTGGAGCCGCGCGCAATGGTGGCTCTACGACATCCTCACGCTCCGCCGGCACTTCTACGCCGACATCGTGAAGCCGCTGCCGCCCGAGGCGCGCAAGACGCTGGTCGCCGCAGGCTCGGGGACGATGTTCGGCCTCGACGGCGGCGCCGTCAGCCGCGCCACCGGCGAGACGGTGCTCAATTTCGGCATGCATGCCGGCCTCGACATCGACCTCCTGCTGGCGCAACTCGACGGCTTCGTCGACGCCAACGACCGCGTGGTGATGCCGCTGGAGTTCGAGCACTACAGCCGAACCGCGGTGACCGACCTCTCGGCGGAAACCTTCCTCGCCTTCCTCTACCCCTATGCGGACGCGATCCCCTTGACCCGCCTCGCCCGCCTGGCTGCGGCGGCGCATCCCTTCAACGTCCTCGACGGGGTCGGCAACCGCATCGGCGAGATCATCGGAACGCGTCCGAGCCCTGCGCGCCCGCTCGCGACGCTGCTCGACGACTGGAAGGCCGCCCGGGCGTCCGGCGGCGCGGGCGACGACCACGCGCCCTACGACTATTCGACGATGAACGCGCATGGCGACAAGGAGCTCATGCTCCAGACGCCGAAAGATGCCGAAGCGGCTATGCGCGCCGCCACGACGCCGGCGCAGCCCATCGTCACGCCCTACGCCGCCGGCGCCCTCGCCGACGCCCGCAAGGTGGTCGAGGCCAAGGGGGCCAGCCTCATCCTGACCTGGCCCGTGATTGTGGAGGACGATTCCGGCACGCTCTTCACGCCCGAATACTGGCAGCGGATCATCGATCTCGCGCGTGCCGCCGACGAGGCCGGCTCGCCGATCCACTGCGACCCGATCGGCGCCATCGTGCCGGTCCAGTACCGCTACGACACGTCCTATCACGTGAACTGGAAGGGTGCCTCGGTCTACTCGGCCGGCTTCGCAGCCTGCCTGCCAGAGATCGAAAGCCGGGCGTTCGACTGGAAGAGCGCCGATGCCGCCACCCTCGCCGCGCGCGCCAAGGGGCGCATCGCGGGACTGAAGCGCCCGCCCGACCCGCTGGTCTTCGGCTATGAGCGCAATATCCGCCTGCTTCAGACGCTCAACGACGCCGTGGTTGCGGCGCATGCCGCCAGCGGCCGCTACCCAGACGAACTGCCGGCCATCGACCCGGACATTCCGGTCGTCGAGAAGGGTGCCGGGCTGTTCCTGCCCTGGTACCGGACCGACGGCACCGACTACAAGCTGGTGGCGGAGGACCCGCATGACTGCTTCGCGGTCTCCGAAGGCTGGCCGCAGATGATCGATCCGACCCGGCCCGTCGCGGGCGGCTGCACCTACGGATTCTGGACGCCCGGCGCGGCGGACTGGTAGCGCCGCCGGAGCCGTGCCAAGCTCCGAAGCGCGGCGCTCGGCGCGCCGTCTGCGGGGGGCCGATCTTGGGCGATTATCTGCTGAACGCGCTCGTGACGCTCGCCGTCACCATCGACCCGATCGGCCTCGCGCCGATCTTCGTCGCGCTGACGCGCGGCATGACCGACCTGCAGCGCCGCCAGACCGCGATCCGCGCCACGATCACCGCCATGCTGGTGCTGCTCGCCTTCGCGCTGGTCGGCGAAAAGCTCATCACCTTCCTCGGTATCTCGATCCCCGCCTTCCGCATCGCCGGCGGGCTGCTTCTCTTCCGCATCGCCTTCGAGATGGTCTTCGAGCGGCGCGACAAGCGCAAGCAGGCGAGCGCCGACCGGGCGCTGGAGGAAACGGCCTTCGACCAGGACGACGTGCGCCATCTCGCGATCTTCCCGCTCGCGATTCCCCTGATCTCGGGACCGGGCGCGATCTCGGCGACGATCCTGATCGCGTCCGGCGCGCCGGATACGCTGAGCCTGATCGGCCTGCTCGCGATCGTGGCGCTGCTGATCCTCTGCTGCCTGCTCGTCTTCATGGCGGCCGGACCGCTCGATCGCGCGCTGGGCGATACGGGCCGCATCGTGCTGACGCGCTTGCTCGGCGTCCTGCTTGCCGCCCTCTCGGTGCAGTTCGTTGCCGACGGCATCGTTGCGATCGCGCGGACCGCCTTCCCGGCGACCCTCTAGCCGGGACCGGCTGCGGCCGTCGTCCTGCCGAAAACAACCTCATGCATAATGCGGCCGGGCAGCAGCGTGAAGAGGCCGGCAATCACCAGCGCGCCGATGAAGAGGTTGCGCGCGAGATGGCGGTGCATGCCGACCTCATGGCGGCGCGCCATCATGACGAGGTTCGGCAGCACGATCAGCGTCAGGATCGACAGGAGATGAACCAGGCTGAACGGCCCGAAGGTGCGGATCTCGTGGATCCAGAAGGACGAGCCGGCCACGACGACCATCAGCAGGACCCAAAGCCAGCCGACAGAGCGATGCGGCAGCGTCCCCTTTGGCGCGGCAAACTGCACGATGCCGATGGCGAGCGCCGCCAGCGCCGCGAACGCATGAATCTGGATGACGGAAGAGGCCTCGAGAAGGGGAGCCAGCGACATGCGAGACTCTCCCCTCAGGACAGGATCAGCGGATCGCCCACGTTCAGAATTCCGCCCGCGCGGACCTCGGCGTAAACGCCACAATCCATGTGATCGTAGAGCCGAAGCAGGTTCGCCGGGATCTCCATGTCCCGCTCGGCGGTCGCCGGATCGACATTGGTGGCGACGCAGCGGCGGGTGCGCTTGACGATGGCGATCTCCGCCGTGCCGAGCGCCGCGCGCCGCCCGACCCAATCCAGTTCCACGAAAGGGGGCAGGCCGGTCACGTAGACATTGGCGCGAAAGCGCAGCGGATCGACGCTGCGGCCGAGTGCGAGCCCGAGCGCCGCGACCGTGGCGAGATTGATGATCGACACGAGCGGCTTGCCGACATCGGAGAAGCTGTGCCCCGGCGCGGCCAACACCTTGAGGGGACCGCGCACCTCCTCGCCCATGAAGTCGGTGAGATACGCTTCCGCCGCCCGTCGTCCTTCCTCGGTCGACAGGCGAAAGGTCGCCGCCCGATCACCCTCGACGTGCCAGTCATGCGTCTCGGGATCGAGTGTTGTGCGCAGCTTTGCCAGCCGCGCATTCTTCATCAGGCAGAGGAACTTGGTCTTTGGCTGGTAGGCCGGAGCGGACGGGTCGAAGCCGGAGGGGCCGTTCTCGATCGCATAGACGCGGTCCCCGGGGATCGTCGCGTGGCGGGCCAGGCGCGCTCCCGCCAGCGGCCCAGGCGAGAACCCCTTCACGGGGTATCGATAGAGGCTGTCGACGGTGGCGTTCATCGACGTCATCTCCCATCCTTGAGGGCAGCAACGGCAGCGGCGATGCGGCCGAAGAGCTCGTCCCAGTCACCACGCTTCGCCTGACGCATCAGCCGCGCCGAAGGATACCAGGGCGACGCTTCGGCGCTCGGCCCCCAGCGCCATTCCGGCACCTGTTTCAGCGCGACGATCAGCGGTCGGCCCAGTGCACCGGCGAGATGCGCGACCGCAGAATCGATCGAGACG
Encoded here:
- the gyrA gene encoding DNA gyrase subunit A, with the translated sequence MKRSFLDYAMSVIVSRALPDARDGLKPVHRRILHSMNEQGYDWNKPFRKSARVVGDVIGKYHPHGDQSVYFALVRMAQDFSMRVMLADGQGNFGSVDGDSPAAMRYTEVRLAKAAHSLLEDIDKDTVDYQDNYDGSEREPVVLPARFPNLLVNGAGGIAVGMATNIPTHNLGEVIDACIAYIADPAISIADLMEIVPGPDFPTGGLILGRAGIRAAYQDGRGSILMRGRVAVETIRKEREALIITEIPYQVNKAVMIEKIAELVRDKRIEGISDIRDESDRQGMRVVIELKRDAVADVVLNQIYRFSPLQTSFGVNMVALSGGRPMLMNLKDLIQAFVAFREEVVTRRTRFLLNKARDRAHVLVGLAIAVANIDEIIQLIRTAPDPTTARERLMERHWPALDVAPLIALIDDPRHRLAADGTYQLSDAQARAILDLRLQRLTALGRDEIADELNKIGIEIADYLDILRSRARIMGIIRDELTAVRDEFATPRKTEILEGGADFEDEDLIQREDMVVTVSHEGYIKRVPLATYRAQNRGGKGRSGMATKDEDFVTRLFVASTHTPVVFFSSRGIAYKMKVWRLPLAAPQARGKFLNNLLPLQDGERITSILPLPEDEASWETLDVMFATTRGTVRRNKLSDFVQVNRNGKIAMKFDEDGDAIVDVQLCSEQDDVLLTTAAGQCIRFEVTDVRVFKGRDSTGVRGIALGDGDRVISMAILRHFDASAEERAEYLKKSRAVRGEPETEDVVSDDVESETADMAGDPTADSESRYVAMSAAEQFVLTISENGYGKRTSSFEYRVTNRGGKGIVAMAVNERNGQLVASFPVEDSDQIMLVTDGGQMIRMPVGGDKPIRIVSRGSQGVIVFDTAEGEKVVSVDRLGETGDEVEPRAE
- a CDS encoding DUF2306 domain-containing protein → MSLAPLLEASSVIQIHAFAALAALAIGIVQFAAPKGTLPHRSVGWLWVLLMVVVAGSSFWIHEIRTFGPFSLVHLLSILTLIVLPNLVMMARRHEVGMHRHLARNLFIGALVIAGLFTLLPGRIMHEVVFGRTTAAAGPG
- a CDS encoding peptidylprolyl isomerase, giving the protein MAAMLAVFLAVAPAMAASEKLDPENTIYLDLKDGRVVIKLRPDLAPKHVEQIKKLTREGFYDGIVFHRVIDGFMAQTGDPTGTGMGGSKLPDIPAEFSNAHFGRGTVGMARSQDPNSANSQFFIMFADGGFLDGQYTVWGEVVSGMEYVDEIKKGEPPANPDKIVKMQVAADAK
- a CDS encoding MBOAT family O-acyltransferase, whose translation is MLFSSPEFIFLFLPVVTLVTWALARQSDLAAKIFLIFASVVFYTISGFLDVVVLAVSLAANFALAMAIERGRHAKLYLIVGIVFDVAILGYFKYFDFLTDTVNTAFGREVSHGEFRHLPLAISFFTFQQIAFLIDVHRGRIRRPNLGNYVFFLFFFPHLIAGPITSYLPISRQVDLKRVFTPRVRNICFGLALFSVGLAKKVLIADPLGQYVKPFFAEPEALGFWTAWLSALGYSFQIYFDFSGYSDMAIGLGMLFNIRLPLNFASPYKSRSIQEFWRRWHITLSNWLRDYIYIPLGGNRHGSVRTYANLVATMLIGGIWHGAGWGFVVWGLVHGLGLAANRFYARMGMPRLPRAVAWPLTFLFVTFAWILFRSATLGDAIVHLEAMVDPAGIFTDSYRPFLTVANLNRMIALVVVAGLVAFLAPPAALIAGVTILPNRRAAMRAALWCGLIFGLALLAFTGQTSTNEFIYFRF
- a CDS encoding MarC family protein, with translation MGDYLLNALVTLAVTIDPIGLAPIFVALTRGMTDLQRRQTAIRATITAMLVLLAFALVGEKLITFLGISIPAFRIAGGLLLFRIAFEMVFERRDKRKQASADRALEETAFDQDDVRHLAIFPLAIPLISGPGAISATILIASGAPDTLSLIGLLAIVALLILCCLLVFMAAGPLDRALGDTGRIVLTRLLGVLLAALSVQFVADGIVAIARTAFPATL
- a CDS encoding MOSC domain-containing protein, whose amino-acid sequence is MTSMNATVDSLYRYPVKGFSPGPLAGARLARHATIPGDRVYAIENGPSGFDPSAPAYQPKTKFLCLMKNARLAKLRTTLDPETHDWHVEGDRAATFRLSTEEGRRAAEAYLTDFMGEEVRGPLKVLAAPGHSFSDVGKPLVSIINLATVAALGLALGRSVDPLRFRANVYVTGLPPFVELDWVGRRAALGTAEIAIVKRTRRCVATNVDPATAERDMEIPANLLRLYDHMDCGVYAEVRAGGILNVGDPLILS
- the coaD gene encoding pantetheine-phosphate adenylyltransferase, yielding MRTGFFPGSFDPITNGHADILAAALAFCDKVVVGIGTHPGKVPLFAFDERVALIDMLTAAIEGGAGRVSTVAFDGLTIDAARKAGAGILIRGLRDGTDLDYEMQLAGMNGAMAPDIRTIFVPASTATRPITATLVRQIARLGGDVTPFVPDFVARKLTQKFAS